CAAGGAGGCAAGGGCGGTATTCGACGCCTCGACGGGGCCCGATACCAACCCGCTGGAGACAAGGCAGCAGCATGCGCTGTACGCTCTGTGCGTGGCTTCGTCGCGCGAGCTTCGGGGGCTGGTGGAGTCGGCCCTGCTACGGAGGCAGGAGGATTTGCAGAGGGCGGGAAGGATGGTGCTTAGGGCGATTAAGCGGAGGGCTAAGAACCCGCGTCGTATGGGGATACCCGTAGGGGTTGAGGCCATGCGCCAGCTGATCAACGACGTTAGGGAGTCGTCCGAGTTGGCCGCGGCGGTTGCCGCCATTGGTGCCACCGAGGTGGTGGCGCGGATGGAGCAGGAGTGCACCGAGTGCGGTACCTACTGGACGAAGATTC
This Acetobacteroides hydrogenigenes DNA region includes the following protein-coding sequences:
- a CDS encoding DUF6261 family protein, which produces MVELLKEARAVFDASTGPDTNPLETRQQHALYALCVASSRELRGLVESALLRRQEDLQRAGRMVLRAIKRRAKNPRRMGIPVGVEAMRQLINDVRESSELAAAVAAIGATEVVARMEQECTECGTYWTKIREGRAGRTSSFEATYRLRSALSRVFRYLNSMADYDEEVAKAVGEVNGVVEPFAITIKSRATIRAKKKEELKATPSPEGATAMNAVDSPEGA